The window ATCGGCCAGCCGCAGCAGGGCGGCGGCGGCAACCCCATACAGAATCAGGAAATTCTGGCCGGCAATGGCCAGCAGGGTTTCAACCCCGGTCAGCCCGGCGGCATCGGCGGCGATCACCGCCAGCAGCACCGTCACCAGCACCAGCGCCGCCCGCATCGGCTGGCCCTGGCGCAACCCCGCCAACCCGTGGGGCAGGGTGCGGTCGCGGGCCAGCGCGAAGATCATCCGTGACACACCCCAGATCGCGGCCGCCAGATTGGCCAGAATCATCACCACCACCACAGCGGCGACCGCCCGGCCGCCGATGGCGCCGAAGCGGCCGTCCATGATCGCGGCGAACGGGGTTTCGAACCGGCCGCCAAGGTCGCGGGTCTGGGCGATCCAGGCCATCACCAGATACAGCGCCACCGCCACCGCGAAGGACAGGAACATCGCGCGCGGGAAATCGCGGCGCGGATCACTGAACTCCTCCGACAGGTTGGAGGCGATCTCCCAGCCGGTGAAGGCGAAGAAGATCATCATGAACGGCGCCAGCGCCAGCCCCCAGTCGATCGCCTGAAGCCCGCCTTCAGGCAGCAACGGCAGGGCCGTCGGCGATGGCGGCACCAGCACGGCGCCGGTCACGGCGATCGCGCCCAGCAGCACCAGCAGCACCAGGGCCATCGCCTGATTGACCCGGGCCGCGCGTTCCGCCGACAGCAGGTTCAGCAGCAGCCCGGCCACCACCAACCCCGCCGCCCACAGATGCGGTGCGCCGCCGACAGCACCGGCGGCATAATAACCGCCGGTCAGGGCGATCGACGGCAGGCCGATCGCCACCGCCCCCAGCAGGATGAACGACACCGCCGGCGCCATCGCCGGGCCGAAGGCGCGGGCAGCGAAATGGCCGATGCCGCCGGCATCGGGGAACCGCCGCCCCAGGATGACGAACACCGCCAGCAGCGGCAGCGCCGCCAGTGCGCACAGGCCCCAGGCGATCAGGGCATGATCGCCCGCCCGGCGCACCGCCAGCCCGGGCAGGATCAGCAACCCCGCCCCCAGCACGATGTTCAGCATCACGGCGGCACCCTTCACCGTGCCCAGGCTGCGGTGCAGGTCGGCCGGCGCGGTTTCGGTCCTGGCAGTCATGGGGCCCCCCCTGGTCTGGTCATGCGGCGGCGGCCGGATCCAGCGCCACGATGACCGGGGCGATCAGATATGTCACCCCGGCCGCCAGCGCCTCCGAGCCATGGCGGGTGCCGGCCGGCAGGTGGATCACGTCTCCCGGGCCGCAGAGCCGCTCGCCGTCGGTCCAATAGAACCGCAACCCGCCATCCAGAACGACAAGTGTCTCATCCGTCGGGTGGGCGTGCCAGTCATGGCATTTGCCGGGCTGGTCATGCTGCACCTCCACACTGCCCTGCGCCGGCATCAGCCGGCGGATCAGGGCTGGCAGCGCCGGGGGCGTGATCTGGCTGACATGAATGCGGACCATGGCTCACACCCCCTCCGACATCCTGGCCGACGCCCTGGCGCCGGCGCGATCCTGGCCCCGAAATGGGCAGGCGGGTGCCGGGCGGTTGGCATCGTCGAGGAAATACTGCCGGTGCTCACGGATCCCGGCCGCACCATAGCGGCCCAGATCCGGCGAGGCGGGCAGCATGTCGAAGGCCGCCAGCCGACGGCGGACCTTGGCGAAGGCCATATCGGCCGCGGCATCGGTGCCAAGGATGCGGTCGAACACCCAGCGCGGCTGAAAGGTCAGCATGAAGCTGCTCGCCCGCCGGCTCTGGCGCGCGACATGGGCCGGGGTGTTGCAGACCACGAAGACCGGCTCGCCGGCGAAGCAGAATTCCCACAAGGGATCATCGGGATCGCCCGGCACATCCGCGGGCCAGGGCTGGTCGTCGATCGCGGCCAGACCGTTCAGCACCGTCCACATCCGGCGGCGATAGTCTTCGATGTCGCCCGGCACGTCGGGGCGGAAGAAGGCCACCAGCGAGGTATTGGGGCCGATGCCGCGCGCCTGGGCGATGAAGGCCCGTAGCGCCGTGCCCAACTGGCGAATGCCGTCGGGGCCGGCATCATCGATGAACACATAGCGCAACTGGTCGGCAGCGAAACCGGCAACGCCGAACACACAGGGGAACGGGCGCTGCGGACTGGCGATGGTGGCGGCAAATTCGTCGAACACCACGCGCTGCCAGGGCGCGCAGGCCTCGTCCACCCGGTCGGCCGCAATCTCGGCACGGCTCTGATATGGCATGGGGAACATGGGTCGCAGATCCTGCGATAAGCGGCCGGATCGCGCCGATGTCGGGCGTGATCCGGTGCGTTTCAACCATTGGCTGCAATAGCCGTCTTAACGCCTTATTAACCGCCTGTGGTGATTCTGAACCAGACTCCGAATTGAACAATTTGTACCATAATGAAAGCAAAAAGTTCTAGATGCACCCGAACTGCGTTGTTATGCCCCCGCCTTGTGCACCCAACAGATCATCCCATGCCCATGCCTGATCAGGACAAAGACAGCCCACCCCCGACGACATCCGGCCCGACCAATGCGCCCGCGGCATCGGCGCGTGAACCGGCGCTGACCGATAGCGACCGTCACCTGTTGGACCTGCTGAAGGAAGACGCTCGCCGCAGCATCAGCACACTGGCCGCGATGACCGGCACCTCGCGACCGTCGGTGAAGCGGCGTATGGACCGGCTTCAGGCGCGCGGCATCATCCGCCGCTACACAGTTGAAACAGCCCTTCCCAAACAGGGGCAGGCCGCCGGCGCCGCGCGCGGGGTTGACGCGCTGTTCACGCTGGTTGGCCGCTCGGGCCATTACGGTCCGCTGCTGGCGGCGCTGCGCCAGCGCCCGGAATGCCTCGCCGCCTGGGCGGTGACCGGCTCTCCCGACGTGTTCGTGCTGGTCCATTGCCTGTCGGTCACGGCACTGGATGCCACCCGCGCCCATATGCTCCGTCACCCGGCGGTCAAGTCGGTCTCCACCGCCATCATCCTGGATGGCTGGCGGCGCGAGGATGGCAGGTGATGGCGACCAGAAAACCCCGGCCACGTGCCGCCACCAGCGGCCCATACAAGAGTGACGCCTTCGCCGCGATCCACGAGGTCATGGACGCCCTGTACGACGCCGGGGCGATCGACCGCAGGACCATGCGCGATTTCGATACCGCCTGCCTCGCGCCCGTGCTGCCGATGTCTCCCGACGACATCCGGGCATTGCGGGAGCGCGAGCAGATGTCTCAGCCGGTGTTCGCCCGTCATCTGAATGTCAGCCGCAACCTGATATCCGATTGGGAACGCGGCGTGAAGAAGCCGGGCGGCCCGGCTCTGAAACTGCTGACGATCATACGGAAGAAGGGGGTTCAGGCGCTGGTGTGATCATCCGGGCCACGATGGGCGTGCGACTTCATGACGTCGATGAACGCCCTGAGGGCTGCCGGCATATGCGGCTTGTTGAGATAATACAGATGCAGGCCAGGAAACGGTTTGCACCAGTCATCGAGCATACGGATCAGGTCGCCGCGCCGCAGGTGCGGTGCCACGAGACTTTCCTCAAGATAGGCGATGCCCGCGCCCTGCACGGCGGCGGCAAGCAGCAGGTCGGTTTCGTTGGCGGAGACGATGGTGTCGACCTTTATAGTGACAGGGCCGTCGGCGCCCTCGAACTGCCAGCGCTGCAGGATGCCCGTCTCGCTCCACCGATAGGTGAGACAGGCGTGATGAACCAGATCATGGGGGATCTGGATCGGCGGACGCGCAGCGACATATGCGGGTGCCCCCACAACCGCCATGCGCAGATCGGGCGTGAGCCTGACCGCGATCATGTCCTGCTGGACCAGGCCGCCGGACCTTATGCCGGCATCGAAGCCTTGCGCCACGATATCGGTGATGTCGTCGTCGATCACCAGATCGAGCCGCACATCAGGATAGCGGTGCGTGACGTCTGCCAGCATGGGCGCGATCAACAGACGGGCGGCGATGCGCGGCAGGTTCACCCGCACCACGCCCCGCGGCCGGCTCTGGCGGTCACTGACGTCCTGCACGGCGGCGCCGATCTCGTCCATGGCCGGACGCAGGCGCGCGAACAATGACTGGCCGGCTTCCGTCAACGAGACACTGCGCGTTGTCCGATTGAGCAGCCGCGCGCCCAGACGCTCCTCCAGCGATCTGATCGTATGGCTGAGCGCCGATGGCGACATCGCCAGTCGCGCCGCAGCCCGTCTGAAGCTCCGCTCCTCCGCGACGCTCAGGAACGCCATGAGCTCGACATAATCTCCGCCCCTCATATTGATGCCTCTGAACGCAACAACCAATGCTGATTATAGCGGATTATTATCTACAATTGCCTGTGTCAGCGTGCTCTCCCGAAGATCAGTCAACCCGCTGCTCCCGCCAATCCGACAGGCGGGCGGTCCGCATTCGGAGAGCCTTATCATGAAGACAATGCTGCGTTGGGAGATCGACGCCATCGGCCGCGACCGGCTGGCCCTGAAGGAGGCTGCGATCCCGTCACCGGGGGATCATGACATCCTCGTGAAGGTGAAGGCGGTCGCCCTGAACTATCGCGACAAGATGGTGATCGAGAGCGGGCGGGGCCTGCCGATCAGCTTCCCCTTCACGCCGGGATCGGACCTTGCCGGAGAGGTCGTCGCGCTTGGCCCGAACGTTTCGCGTTTCACACCTGGCGACCGGGTCATCTCGACCTTCATGCCCGACTGGATCGACGGGCTTCGGCCCGGTGACGCGCGAACGCCGGCCTACCGCACGCTTGGCGGCTATTATCCGGGCGTTCTCGCCGAATATGTCGCCATGTCGGAAGACTGGTTCGTGCGCGCCCCGGCGACCCTGAACGACGTGGAAGCGGCTACCCTGCCATGCGCTGGCGTGACCGCCTGGTTCGCCTTGATGGAACGCGCAGGCGTGCGTTCCGGCGACACCGTGCTCATCCCGAGCACCGGCGGCGTGGCCTTGTTCGGCCTGCAGATCGCCAAGGCGAACGGTGCCGAGGTCATCGTCTCCGGCGCTCTGGAGAACGGTCAGCGCGCGCGGGCGCTCGGCGCCGATCATTATATCGACAAAACGCGGGAAGATTGGGTCGAGGCGGTATACGCCGCCACCGGCGATCGCGGTGCCGACCATATCCTTGAGGTGATCGGCGGATCGCATCTGGCCCGGTCGGTGCAGGTGGCCGCCGTGGGCGGGCATATCTGCCAGATCGGCGCGCTTGACGGCTTCGACGTCAGCGCGCCGGCCATGCCATTGATGCTGAAGGACGTCACCATTCACGGGATCGGCACGGGAAGTCGTCGTGCCTTGACGCGTCTTGTCCGCGCGGTCGACCGGACCGGGATCAAGCCGGTGATCGATACCCGCTATCCGTTCGCGGACCTGTCGGCAGCACTCGATCATCTCGATCGGGGCCCGTTCGGCAAGGTCGTGATCGAGCTTCCCTGAGGCGGCCCGGCTGGAACGCGCCGATCCCGCCAGCCGCCGTCTACAGCGGATGAACCGCCACCCCGTCGGGATCGGCGGTGACGATCAGATCCTGGGCGGCGACCAGCGCCAGTTCGGCGCCGCCCATGTTGCGGCTGGCCTCGACCACGGCATAAGTGGCGGCGACCGCGCGGCGGATGGCGCGGGCGAGGTCGCGGTGGGCCAGAAGATCGGCCAGCAGCACGGCCGAGAACATGTCGCCGGTGCCCGAGAAATGCGCCGGCACCAGCGGGGTTTCGATGCGGAAGCGGCCGGCCTGCCCCACCGCGATCACCTCGACCGAGCCGGGCGCGGTTTCAGCCACCCGGACAGATGTCGCCACCGCCATCTCGGGGCCCATCGAGGCCAGCCGGTCCAGCGCCGCGATCACCTCGGCGCGGGTGGTGGTGCGGGCACCGGTCAGGTGGTCGAGTTCATAATGATTGGGCACCACCAGATCGGCGCGGGGCAGAAGCTCGTCGACCATCGCCTCGGCCACACCCGGCTGGACATAGCGGCCGGCGGG of the Tistrella bauzanensis genome contains:
- a CDS encoding APC family permease; protein product: MTARTETAPADLHRSLGTVKGAAVMLNIVLGAGLLILPGLAVRRAGDHALIAWGLCALAALPLLAVFVILGRRFPDAGGIGHFAARAFGPAMAPAVSFILLGAVAIGLPSIALTGGYYAAGAVGGAPHLWAAGLVVAGLLLNLLSAERAARVNQAMALVLLVLLGAIAVTGAVLVPPSPTALPLLPEGGLQAIDWGLALAPFMMIFFAFTGWEIASNLSEEFSDPRRDFPRAMFLSFAVAVALYLVMAWIAQTRDLGGRFETPFAAIMDGRFGAIGGRAVAAVVVVMILANLAAAIWGVSRMIFALARDRTLPHGLAGLRQGQPMRAALVLVTVLLAVIAADAAGLTGVETLLAIAGQNFLILYGVAAAALLRLADGSGIGLWAGRLLAGLSVLLVVTLALAQGGSLIYPLVLAGLGWLAHRHARRREITGGPAGLRPENR
- a CDS encoding cupin domain-containing protein, whose translation is MVRIHVSQITPPALPALIRRLMPAQGSVEVQHDQPGKCHDWHAHPTDETLVVLDGGLRFYWTDGERLCGPGDVIHLPAGTRHGSEALAAGVTYLIAPVIVALDPAAAA
- a CDS encoding YqcI/YcgG family protein yields the protein MFPMPYQSRAEIAADRVDEACAPWQRVVFDEFAATIASPQRPFPCVFGVAGFAADQLRYVFIDDAGPDGIRQLGTALRAFIAQARGIGPNTSLVAFFRPDVPGDIEDYRRRMWTVLNGLAAIDDQPWPADVPGDPDDPLWEFCFAGEPVFVVCNTPAHVARQSRRASSFMLTFQPRWVFDRILGTDAAADMAFAKVRRRLAAFDMLPASPDLGRYGAAGIREHRQYFLDDANRPAPACPFRGQDRAGARASARMSEGV
- a CDS encoding Lrp/AsnC family transcriptional regulator gives rise to the protein MPMPDQDKDSPPPTTSGPTNAPAASAREPALTDSDRHLLDLLKEDARRSISTLAAMTGTSRPSVKRRMDRLQARGIIRRYTVETALPKQGQAAGAARGVDALFTLVGRSGHYGPLLAALRQRPECLAAWAVTGSPDVFVLVHCLSVTALDATRAHMLRHPAVKSVSTAIILDGWRREDGR
- a CDS encoding helix-turn-helix domain-containing protein; the encoded protein is MATRKPRPRAATSGPYKSDAFAAIHEVMDALYDAGAIDRRTMRDFDTACLAPVLPMSPDDIRALREREQMSQPVFARHLNVSRNLISDWERGVKKPGGPALKLLTIIRKKGVQALV
- a CDS encoding LysR family transcriptional regulator, coding for MAFLSVAEERSFRRAAARLAMSPSALSHTIRSLEERLGARLLNRTTRSVSLTEAGQSLFARLRPAMDEIGAAVQDVSDRQSRPRGVVRVNLPRIAARLLIAPMLADVTHRYPDVRLDLVIDDDITDIVAQGFDAGIRSGGLVQQDMIAVRLTPDLRMAVVGAPAYVAARPPIQIPHDLVHHACLTYRWSETGILQRWQFEGADGPVTIKVDTIVSANETDLLLAAAVQGAGIAYLEESLVAPHLRRGDLIRMLDDWCKPFPGLHLYYLNKPHMPAALRAFIDVMKSHAHRGPDDHTSA
- a CDS encoding zinc-dependent alcohol dehydrogenase family protein, translated to MKTMLRWEIDAIGRDRLALKEAAIPSPGDHDILVKVKAVALNYRDKMVIESGRGLPISFPFTPGSDLAGEVVALGPNVSRFTPGDRVISTFMPDWIDGLRPGDARTPAYRTLGGYYPGVLAEYVAMSEDWFVRAPATLNDVEAATLPCAGVTAWFALMERAGVRSGDTVLIPSTGGVALFGLQIAKANGAEVIVSGALENGQRARALGADHYIDKTREDWVEAVYAATGDRGADHILEVIGGSHLARSVQVAAVGGHICQIGALDGFDVSAPAMPLMLKDVTIHGIGTGSRRALTRLVRAVDRTGIKPVIDTRYPFADLSAALDHLDRGPFGKVVIELP
- the pdxY gene encoding pyridoxal kinase encodes the protein MTVLSIQSRVSFGYVGNSAATLPLERLGRDVCALDTVRFSSNPRYAGWRGTVTDEAELRGLIEGLDALPDEAGGGLGFVRAVLTGYFGSAAQVPVAAEAVDRVRRRVPGAFYLFDPVIGDYPAGRYVQPGVAEAMVDELLPRADLVVPNHYELDHLTGARTTTRAEVIAALDRLASMGPEMAVATSVRVAETAPGSVEVIAVGQAGRFRIETPLVPAHFSGTGDMFSAVLLADLLAHRDLARAIRRAVAATYAVVEASRNMGGAELALVAAQDLIVTADPDGVAVHPL